Proteins encoded together in one Shewanella acanthi window:
- a CDS encoding ferredoxin--NADP reductase, producing MWTKGCVIERIDWSDKLFSLRIKAEIAPFIPGQFIKLSQVRDDKRIARAYSLVNSPDKPYAEILAVAVEEGQLSPTLQHLNIGDEIDITPTATGFMTLDEIPKGETQGKHLWFLATGTAVGPFLSMLDTDEPWQRFEKIVLVYGVREAKDLAYLDKLRAWVIQYPDKFMLCLCITREAMPGALSCRIPDGLVSGEIERKVGLTISAKDSQVMICGNPGMIGDAQIALINKGLTKNLRREPGQITVEKYW from the coding sequence ATGTGGACTAAGGGATGCGTTATTGAGCGCATTGATTGGAGTGATAAATTATTTTCGCTGCGGATTAAAGCGGAAATCGCGCCTTTTATTCCTGGGCAATTTATTAAACTCAGCCAAGTTCGAGATGATAAACGCATAGCCAGAGCTTATTCCCTCGTTAATTCCCCCGATAAACCCTATGCCGAAATCCTCGCGGTCGCTGTCGAGGAAGGGCAGCTCTCACCAACGCTGCAGCACCTCAATATCGGTGATGAAATCGACATTACCCCAACTGCAACCGGTTTTATGACCTTAGACGAGATCCCTAAAGGGGAGACTCAGGGCAAGCATTTGTGGTTTTTAGCCACAGGCACAGCTGTTGGTCCCTTTCTGTCGATGCTCGATACCGATGAGCCTTGGCAACGGTTTGAAAAGATCGTACTGGTTTATGGTGTGCGTGAGGCTAAGGATTTAGCCTATCTCGATAAATTACGCGCCTGGGTTATACAGTATCCAGATAAGTTTATGCTGTGCCTTTGTATAACTCGTGAAGCAATGCCAGGCGCATTAAGTTGCCGTATCCCCGATGGATTGGTCTCGGGGGAAATTGAGCGTAAAGTGGGGCTGACCATCAGCGCAAAGGATTCTCAAGTCATGATTTGTGGTAATCCGGGGATGATAGGTGATGCACAAATCGCGCTCATTAATAAGGGATTAACCAAAAATTTGCGCCGAGAAC
- a CDS encoding DUF5610 domain-containing protein, with protein MEIKQASQMPITSSSQRKYAENMATNWENAKSAKTSSASEATTKLTVSQTSKHLMNQAILSAQENVSLKSGDQSMTLLYRAAIEAIDKELAPTMGANATQTAYDNNVDTSPEATADRIVSFATQFFSIHQQQNSSMGFDEQLSSFMDIIGGAIDNGFKEARDILSGLKVLEGDIAAGVDKTYGLVQEGLQAFRDSFNKKSDETSNA; from the coding sequence ATGGAAATCAAGCAAGCTTCTCAAATGCCTATTACTTCATCGTCACAGCGAAAATACGCTGAAAATATGGCGACCAACTGGGAAAACGCTAAATCAGCCAAGACAAGCAGCGCAAGCGAAGCCACAACTAAGCTGACGGTTAGTCAAACGAGCAAACATTTGATGAATCAGGCGATACTTTCTGCTCAGGAAAATGTCTCCCTTAAGTCGGGTGATCAATCGATGACATTGCTTTATCGTGCTGCGATAGAGGCGATTGATAAAGAGCTGGCACCGACCATGGGGGCAAATGCTACTCAAACCGCCTACGACAATAATGTCGATACTTCACCTGAGGCGACAGCCGATCGCATTGTGAGTTTTGCGACTCAATTTTTTAGTATTCACCAGCAGCAAAATTCGAGCATGGGCTTCGATGAACAGTTGAGTAGCTTTATGGACATTATCGGTGGCGCTATCGATAACGGCTTTAAGGAAGCCCGGGATATTTTGTCGGGCCTTAAAGTGCTTGAGGGTGATATTGCCGCTGGCGTGGATAAAACCTACGGTTTAGTACAAGAGGGGCTACAGGCCTTTAGAGACAGTTTTAATAAAAAATCAGATGAAACCTCAAATGCTTAG